The genome window TGCTGCCTTGCAAAGATGACCTGGAATACCAAAAGGTCTCTATTTCGCACCCATCTTATTGGTCTGCTCtctcttgtatttctttttgctgtgtttctgttttttaaccATCACGACTGGCTGCCAGGCAGGGCAGGCTTTAGAGAAAATCCCATGACTTACACAATACGAGGATTTAGATCTACAAAAAGCGAGATGAACCACAGCTCTTTACGGAACATGTGGAAAGACGCCGTACCTCAGACCCTCAGGCCTCAAATAATCACCAACCCCAACAACACTGACCTGTCACCACAAGGAGTAACTGGCTTGGAAAACACCCTCAGTGCTAATGGAAGTATTTACAGTGAGAAAGGTACTGGGCATCCAACCTCATATCATTTCAAATACATCCTCAATGAGCCCGAAAAATGCCAGGAGAAGGTTCCTTTCCTGATTTTGCTCATAGCTGCAGAGCCAGGTCAAGTGGAAGCCAGACAGGCCATTCGACAAACCTGGGGCAATGAAAGCCTAACGCCTGGCATCCAAATTGTTCGCATCTTCTTGCTGGGGCTAAGCACCAAGACAAACGGGTACCTGCAGCGTACCATacaggaggaaagcagacagTACCATGACATCGTCCAACAGGAATACTTGGACACCTACTATAATTTAACCATTAAAACCCTGATGGGAATGAACTGGGTTGCATCTTATTGTCCAAGTGTTCCCTATGTTATGAAAACTGACAGTGATATGTTTGTCAATACTGAGTATTTAATACACAAGCTTCTGAAGCCAGAACTTCCTCCGAGGCACAAATATTTTACAGGATATTTAATGAGAGGTTACGCACCTAACAGGAACAAGGATAGCAAGTGGTATATGCCACCTGATTTGTATCCAAGTGAACGTTACCCTGTATTCTGCTCTGGAACTGGTTATGTTTTTTCTGGAGATTTAGCAGAAAAGATCTTTAAAGTCTCCTTAGGCATCAGACGTTTACATTTAGAGGATGTATACGTGGGTATCTGCCTTGCCAAGCTGCGAATTGACCCCATGCCTCCACCCAATGAATTTGTCTTCAATCACTGGCGAGTTTCTTACTCCAGCTGTAAATATAGCCACCTAATTACCTCCCATCAGTTCCAACCTAGTGAACTGATCAAATACTGGAACCACTTACAACAGAATAAGCACAATGCCTGTGCCaatgcagcaaaagaaaaagcaaacaggtaTCGTCACCGTAAACTGCACTAGCAGGACAACATTCCCTCTGTCAAATGTATTCCATGTGCAATTTGTAAATATTGCTGAACGCATGTACAGTGAAAATGGATGAGCTTAATGGGACAGCCTTTAGTTGATCCCCATCACATAGTGAagtctgaaaattatttttttaattttaaaaaagtatagTTCTTGATAACACTAATATTATAAAACCATAACCAGAAGGTTTTCCCAGcaaatttgaggaaaaaatggagataTAACATTATTTGTGTTAATGTGCAATAATAAGCATGCACACTCCCGTGGTACAATTGCTGACTTATGTGCCAATAAAATCTAATCGAGCATATTTTCCacacaatttttgtttttaagacaaTGCATTCATAGCTCTAGCTCTTTTAAATGTAACCATTTCTTGACTAGAATTGCtataagtaaaatgaaaaatgagaagcaaaggaaatgcacAAAGGGGAGATGAATCTTACCTTCAAATACCACATGAAAATTACCACGCACTTCTTAAACATGCAATACACTTAGCAGtatcacatttaaaattaagacaTCACCAAATGAACTCTAAAACAATGCAGAAGTACTCTCTTAAAGTAAGCCCAGTTGTAGCAAGG of Numida meleagris isolate 19003 breed g44 Domestic line chromosome 7, NumMel1.0, whole genome shotgun sequence contains these proteins:
- the B3GALT2 gene encoding beta-1,3-galactosyltransferase 2, giving the protein MLQWRRRHCCLAKMTWNTKRSLFRTHLIGLLSLVFLFAVFLFFNHHDWLPGRAGFRENPMTYTIRGFRSTKSEMNHSSLRNMWKDAVPQTLRPQIITNPNNTDLSPQGVTGLENTLSANGSIYSEKGTGHPTSYHFKYILNEPEKCQEKVPFLILLIAAEPGQVEARQAIRQTWGNESLTPGIQIVRIFLLGLSTKTNGYLQRTIQEESRQYHDIVQQEYLDTYYNLTIKTLMGMNWVASYCPSVPYVMKTDSDMFVNTEYLIHKLLKPELPPRHKYFTGYLMRGYAPNRNKDSKWYMPPDLYPSERYPVFCSGTGYVFSGDLAEKIFKVSLGIRRLHLEDVYVGICLAKLRIDPMPPPNEFVFNHWRVSYSSCKYSHLITSHQFQPSELIKYWNHLQQNKHNACANAAKEKANRYRHRKLH